In bacterium, one genomic interval encodes:
- the vanZ gene encoding VanZ family protein, whose amino-acid sequence MRRYSQLLLATLTILLLAALVIFLEIPERTRFWFELFTAGHTLVFGLCALACLWLSQLVARGRIHFRLSHYIIAFFLAVLVGGATEIIQPFVGRDGELSDLYRDMLGAVAFLFLAMTFDRQITWDFRSGKWLRYTVRILAPVLIVLIFWPAIKWGGAYIYRDRQMPVLLDFNSSVMRLFTRVANGRLDIVPAPVDWPAAPPKVAMLTLYAGVYPGLTLKELSPDWSRYRELTFALFSARTDTLVMEFRVNDRHHNEKYNDRFNTILKVTPGLNQLVFPLDRISKTASGRFMDLTDMGTIVLFAHRPTDSLSLYLSSIRLQ is encoded by the coding sequence ATGAGACGATACTCACAGCTACTTCTCGCCACTCTCACCATCCTGCTTCTGGCAGCGCTGGTCATATTTCTGGAGATACCCGAACGCACCCGCTTCTGGTTTGAACTATTCACCGCTGGGCACACGCTGGTTTTCGGTCTCTGTGCCCTGGCATGCCTCTGGCTGAGCCAGCTAGTAGCCAGGGGACGCATCCATTTTCGCCTCTCTCATTATATCATCGCCTTTTTCCTGGCCGTCCTGGTCGGTGGCGCTACCGAGATCATCCAGCCGTTTGTCGGACGCGATGGCGAGCTATCCGACCTCTACCGCGACATGCTGGGCGCCGTTGCCTTTCTTTTCCTGGCCATGACTTTTGACCGCCAGATCACCTGGGATTTCCGATCGGGGAAATGGCTGCGTTACACCGTTCGTATTCTGGCGCCTGTGCTGATCGTCCTGATCTTCTGGCCGGCGATCAAATGGGGGGGAGCCTATATCTATCGCGACCGTCAAATGCCGGTTCTTCTCGACTTCAATTCAAGCGTCATGCGTCTATTCACTCGCGTCGCCAATGGCCGACTTGACATTGTTCCTGCACCCGTCGACTGGCCAGCCGCCCCGCCCAAAGTCGCCATGTTGACGCTCTATGCCGGAGTTTACCCTGGACTGACCCTGAAAGAACTGTCTCCTGATTGGTCCCGCTATCGCGAACTGACTTTTGCTCTCTTTTCCGCGCGAACCGATACTCTGGTAATGGAATTTCGGGTCAATGATCGGCACCACAATGAAAAATACAACGATCGCTTTAATACCATCCTGAAAGTCACTCCCGGCCTGAATCAACTCGTTTTTCCGCTTGATCGGATCAGCAAAACCGCTTCTGGTAGATTTATGGACCTTACCGATA